AAATACAGCAGATCCAGTCCCCTGGTTTCCCCAACAGCCCTTATCCCTCCAACACGTTCATCCAGTGGCAGCTGAGAGCCGACCCCAACTATATCATCAAGCTTGAATTTGATACGATGAACCTGGAGGAGAACTGCAAGAATGACTTTGTCAAAATCTACGACTCCCTGGTGGCTATTGAGAGCCGCGTTATGGAAGAGTGAGTTTTTCCTTTTGCCTCATCTAAATACAGCTTCAAGCTGAGAAACTTGCATGCCTTCTGCACTCTTGTATTAAGTGTATAtggttttacatttgaatagaGAGGACTATCACTTGTATGTAAGGCCCTCTGCTGGCCCGATTCTGTGCCTCTGATGGACCCTTATACTGCACTCAGAAGTGCAGTTTCCTAACATTGCCTGGGTTAAGCCTCATGCTAGAATAATAGCACTTGCAATGTGACTACATTTGGGAGCACTTCAGATGAAATAAAGCCACCAGGATCTCTGCAGGAAGAACTTTCATGTGTGCATGATAAAATAATTAGTGGCATTCTTGCACGGAGAGATAAAATGCCTCCGTGATATATTGTATAAGACTCAAATTGATACCATATGATACTTTTCTCTTAGGACAATAATGGATGAGGATCTTTTTTACCTTTTGATGTATGATTAAACTCAATCCATGTTAAAGGAGCCAGCCTTGTAAGACTGTAATATGGTGTGCTGTGTTTCGGGGTTAAAATAAATTTTAATTCTTTACTAGCAGGACAAATGTCAGAAGGAGTATTTCCATGGGTGTTTAATCCAGCAACAGTATGTTGTTCTGGACTCAATTAATTTACAATAAACATGCTATTCAAACATAATTAGATTATAACCATCACATCTGTGAACAGTGCATATATgaaatgtatgttgtttttctcctctaGGATGTGCGGATACTACTCACCCAGTGAACCATTGACCTTTCTGTCTTCTGGCAACGTCATGCTGGTGACGATGGCCTCCAATGAAAAGAAGAACTACCCCGGATTTAGAGCACAAGTCTCACAAATCAAACTTGGAAGTAAAAGTAAGGACTAATGTTTGAGCTTCTTTGCTATTAGCTACATCACAAATGCGTTATCGTTGTGCAAATGCTGACATTAACATATTTCTTTAACAGGTATAACATGTGGTGGCCAGTTGACGGGCGAAAAGGGAAACTTCGCTTCTCCTAACTTCCCAAATTACTATCCTCCCCAAATTTCATGTCGGTGGTCGATCCAGGTGAGATGTCTGCACTTAACCGACGCGTTACACAGCCAGATCATACGTTTCACACAGGTTTCTGTTCTGTTATGCTGCTCAACAGGTCACATGTCACCATGTTAAAGTAGTTTTTACTCGTCTCTGTTAATCTTTAAGGTCCCTGCTGGTAAGGCGGTGAAGGTGACGTTCAAAAAGTTCCACTTGTCTGAGCCTGGGTGGGAAAACAGTAAGGACTGTCACAAAGACTTCTTGGAGGTCAACGGAAAGAAGTGAGTCCATACATGGATGTCTAAAAATCAGAAAGGAATTGCATAGTAGAGCAGACATGTCACTACTTGGGCATCTCATCCCCAGACTGTGTGGCGAACATCCAGAGGGAGCAGTGACTGAAACCAGTGACACCAACACAATGAGCGTGGTGTTTTTCTCTGACGCCTCCTACGTGGACCGAGGTTTCAATGCATCGTATGAGGCCATCGACATCACAAACCGTAAGTGACTCAGTTTGTCCCCGATAATGAGTACTTCTTGACAACAGGCGAGTGTATCTCACGTTAACCCCGTCATCCACAGCTTGTCCAAAGCAGTTCCAGTGTAGAAATCAGCAATGCATTAAAGCAGAGCTCAGGTGTGATGGCTGGAACGACTGCGGAGACATGAGCGATGAACTTAAGTGCAGTAAGTACTATTTACTCAGATTATACTCTGAAATAGTTGTTCAAATCAATCGTCTAATTACTCTCttcatcaatgtgttttacTCCAGCGTGCACTTCAAAAGATATCACTTGTAAAAATGGCCTGTGCAAGCCCATGTTCTGGAAATGTGACGGCGTAGATGACTGTGGAGACAACACAGATGAGCTGAACTGTGGTAAGACCTGTTGACACGGGTGGAGGATGAATTTTACACGAGCACCGGAAGGCTTTTTTGTAATCTGTCCgattcttttgttttctaaGGTGGATGCAAATCTGGACAAATACCatgtaagaataaaaaatgCGTTTCCGAGAAGAATCGCTGTGACGGCAAGGACAACTGTGGGGATGGGTCCGACGAGCTGGACTGTGGCAGAAGTAAGACTCCTTTTCTAAACTGTACAAAGGACACAGACTTAAGTCACTGAATctagtgtttgtttatttatttgaatcatcattttttctcaaaatgagaAGAATAATTTGCCACCGGAGTCGAGCACTTCCACCTAATTCCTACACTGAGTGATTTAGTGgattattttacaaaattgcaatcttttggttcagtctcaccaTGCGCTTCACTCTGATGCACCTACTGTACACTATGTGCTCGGAACCAAATTGCAGAGACATTGTTGTTGGAGAACAAAACGGAGCTAAAAGGATGATAGCCTTAACCTCAATAAGAGGCGCTGACAAGTCAGATGTGTTTTCTAGCTTGGTTTGGAGCGCTTCAGCACACAAGTGGTCAAACaatcaattaatgcagcttCAAAAACACTTTCTCAAACAACTTAAACTGCAGTGCAAATATCAAGTCTTGTCAAGAACACATTTTAGGGAACACAatgacaaaagcatcagctaaatgaactgtaatgtaatgtaatgtaatgtaattggtGATGCTGTTATGAGTTTTTCCCCCTCACTGGAGGGTTTCATACAGGGTCCATTTCATAGTTTGAATTGGATTGTtattccctccctctgtctgtagGCACTGATATTCACTGCACTGATAttacatataaatgtaaaaacaataaatgcatCAGTAAAGTGAACCCAGAATGTGACGGGACGGAGGACTGCGAGGATGGATCGGACGAGGAGAATTGCGGTATGTCAAAATCCAAACCTCAGTGGTTGCATGTATTTTCTCAGGTTCAAAAACCAGTTCTTATCGCCACATGCATTGTTTAGTCTGCATGACAAAAGAGATGTGAACTTCCACCCACTTCAGGCACGACAACAAGCTGCAACATGCCAGCCCTGGGATTGATAGACTGTTTACTTTTCAGACTGCGGGAGGAGTGTGTTCAAGACGTCCTCTCGTATTGTGGGCGGTCAGGATACAGAAGTAGGGGAGTTTCCCTGGCAGGTCAGCCTCCATATCAAAGGTTACGGTCACGTGTGCGGAGCGTCCATCATCGGTTCACGCTGGTTGGTCACTGCTGCCCACTGTGTGCAAGACGACGGCAAGACGAGGTAGCACCTTGCTTTATGTTCTTACTGGCAACTAGAAATCTTTAATTTTTCTGAATTGTTTTACAAATCGGGATTTATACTCCCAGCTCTCTCAGAATAAGTAAGGTGGAGACATCTTTTTGCAGGTCACCCACTTCAGATGTCTGGTGgtcattacattttcatatagCAGATtattagcagatgctcttatccaaaATAAATGAGTGAAACAATAGAATGCCATTAAAGTCCTCTATCAATGTATTTTAATCCTGGCCACATTATTTTAGAGCCAGTGCCGAAGTTCTTTAATATATTTGATCCTTTTCCATGACCTTGAATAGTCTTACAGTTAAATATAGTGTTAACACAAAAACCATATGTGTTATACTCCATGGTTTTGCTGAAAGGCCTGAAGTCTTAAATTCTTTGAATCCTTGGGACAAAATATCTAACGCAGTTCAGTTGTTTGACTCTAAATACACTGTAAAGAATTTGTCACATGCAAAGTGAAACCTTAGACCTCTGTGTTATTACTAACAACACCATGCTTGGATGTGGCCATCAATAATGTAATGTGTATGAAACCTTTGCAGGCCCTCATTGTTTTAGAAGTTTTAGATGCATGTGTTAGACCATGCCTCTCTCCTAACACAGTAAGC
This genomic interval from Cottoperca gobio chromosome 13, fCotGob3.1, whole genome shotgun sequence contains the following:
- the st14a gene encoding ST14 transmembrane serine protease matriptase a, which translates into the protein MDYMDSGLRYTPKSDKDWDNSVQFLPASDNKKFEKKKVPGKVGAVIGVVVFAAVVALMTGLLVWHFHFRKDVRLKRIYSGSMRITNQVFDDSYENSNSSEFKALAKQVLSQLKSIYSKSPQLGKYYVGSTVQAFSEGSVIAYYTSEFKVPAGQETSVDSAMSNLGKLVDKEQRSLTRPTNSLVVADVVSSALDTRLFSTSFSRFFRFSEHTRTNKIQQIQSPGFPNSPYPSNTFIQWQLRADPNYIIKLEFDTMNLEENCKNDFVKIYDSLVAIESRVMEEMCGYYSPSEPLTFLSSGNVMLVTMASNEKKNYPGFRAQVSQIKLGSKSITCGGQLTGEKGNFASPNFPNYYPPQISCRWSIQVPAGKAVKVTFKKFHLSEPGWENSKDCHKDFLEVNGKKLCGEHPEGAVTETSDTNTMSVVFFSDASYVDRGFNASYEAIDITNPCPKQFQCRNQQCIKAELRCDGWNDCGDMSDELKCTCTSKDITCKNGLCKPMFWKCDGVDDCGDNTDELNCGGCKSGQIPCKNKKCVSEKNRCDGKDNCGDGSDELDCGRSTDIHCTDITYKCKNNKCISKVNPECDGTEDCEDGSDEENCDCGRSVFKTSSRIVGGQDTEVGEFPWQVSLHIKGYGHVCGASIIGSRWLVTAAHCVQDDGKTRYSQPGTWEAFLGLHTQRNIVSSVVKKNLKRVISHPNYNAYTFDNDIALMELDSPVAYSDYIRPICLPAPQHDFPSGDIVWITGWGATREGGFAATVLQKAKVRIINHSVCDELMDGQITSRMFCAGVLTGGVDACQGDSGGPLSSPASSRMFLAGVVSWGDGCARRNKPGIYTAVTKFRGWIKEKTGV